A section of the Salmo salar chromosome ssa05, Ssal_v3.1, whole genome shotgun sequence genome encodes:
- the LOC106597668 gene encoding zymogen granule membrane protein 16 isoform X2, with protein sequence MFSILVVTVFLASCLAMPIKDPYSYSSAVGQGGGTPFASYGEGRITAVRVWEINNNYYYNYNYNSNAYISGFQLRYGSTWSPVFGREGGEKQEMELFNDESIVEVSGKYNPADYICKLVLTTNMGRTLSAGLPNQVSFNFYPANMGNELRLLSGRFNGAGITSIGAHWGLVYMEGAGNSTLETALETVTPTS encoded by the exons ATGTTCTCAATCCTGGTTGTCACAGTGTTCTTGGCTAGCTGCTTGGCAATGC CCATCAAAGACCCGTACTCGTATTCCTCTGCGGTGGGTCAGGGAGGTGGGACCCCATTTGCTTCCTACGGTGAGGGACGCATCACAGCAGTCAGAGTGTGGGAgatcaacaacaactactactacaactacaactacaacagcAACGCCTACATCAGCGG GTTCCAGCTGAGATACGGCTCCACCTGGTCCCCTGTGTTTGGTCGTGAAGGGGGTGAAAAGCAGGAGATGGAGCTGTTTAATGATGAGTCCATCGTCGAGGTGTCTGGGAAGTACAACCCAGCAGACTACATCTGCAAGCTGGTGTTAACCACCAACATGGGGCGCACTCTGTCAGCCGGCCTGCCCAACCAAGTCTCCTTCAACTTCTACCCAGCCAACATGGGCAATGAGCTGAGGCTGCTCAGTGGTCGCTTCAACGGTGCCGGGATCACATCCATTGGAGCCCACTGGGGATTGGTGTACATGGAAGGGGCTGGAAACAGTACTCTGGAAACAGCACTGGAAACAGTAACTCCTACTTCTTGA
- the LOC106597668 gene encoding zymogen granule membrane protein 16 isoform X1: MPPFCRMFSILVVTVFLASCLAMPIKDPYSYSSAVGQGGGTPFASYGEGRITAVRVWEINNNYYYNYNYNSNAYISGFQLRYGSTWSPVFGREGGEKQEMELFNDESIVEVSGKYNPADYICKLVLTTNMGRTLSAGLPNQVSFNFYPANMGNELRLLSGRFNGAGITSIGAHWGLVYMEGAGNSTLETALETVTPTS, encoded by the exons ATGCCTCCCTTTTGCAGAATGTTCTCAATCCTGGTTGTCACAGTGTTCTTGGCTAGCTGCTTGGCAATGC CCATCAAAGACCCGTACTCGTATTCCTCTGCGGTGGGTCAGGGAGGTGGGACCCCATTTGCTTCCTACGGTGAGGGACGCATCACAGCAGTCAGAGTGTGGGAgatcaacaacaactactactacaactacaactacaacagcAACGCCTACATCAGCGG GTTCCAGCTGAGATACGGCTCCACCTGGTCCCCTGTGTTTGGTCGTGAAGGGGGTGAAAAGCAGGAGATGGAGCTGTTTAATGATGAGTCCATCGTCGAGGTGTCTGGGAAGTACAACCCAGCAGACTACATCTGCAAGCTGGTGTTAACCACCAACATGGGGCGCACTCTGTCAGCCGGCCTGCCCAACCAAGTCTCCTTCAACTTCTACCCAGCCAACATGGGCAATGAGCTGAGGCTGCTCAGTGGTCGCTTCAACGGTGCCGGGATCACATCCATTGGAGCCCACTGGGGATTGGTGTACATGGAAGGGGCTGGAAACAGTACTCTGGAAACAGCACTGGAAACAGTAACTCCTACTTCTTGA